From the genome of Methylocystis bryophila, one region includes:
- a CDS encoding YqgE/AlgH family protein, whose product MKPTRDKQPASRDNGREEARQSDEDRDSGVDPEAAAPPPRKKGGARKARAASGRFSQTAQRSFLDGQLLVAMPGMSDERFARAVIYMCAHSAEGAMGIMLNRPSSVRNFPELLEQLRVIDSAERISLPRAARDVQVLSGGPVQTDRGFVLHTGDFFIDNSTLKINDAVSLTATIDILRAIATGQGPDQALLALGCAGWDAGQLENEIQLNGWLHCPADPAILFDHDLDTKYVRALRLIGVDLGKLSPIAGHA is encoded by the coding sequence ATGAAACCGACTCGTGACAAGCAACCCGCGTCAAGGGACAATGGCCGAGAAGAGGCTCGGCAGAGCGACGAAGACCGCGACAGCGGCGTCGATCCGGAGGCGGCTGCCCCGCCCCCGCGCAAAAAGGGCGGCGCCAGAAAAGCCCGCGCTGCCTCGGGGCGCTTTTCCCAAACCGCGCAGAGATCTTTCCTCGACGGACAATTGCTGGTCGCCATGCCCGGCATGTCGGATGAGCGCTTCGCGCGAGCGGTGATCTACATGTGCGCGCATTCTGCGGAAGGCGCAATGGGCATCATGTTGAACCGTCCTTCGAGCGTGCGCAATTTTCCGGAGCTGCTCGAGCAATTGCGGGTGATCGACTCCGCCGAGCGGATCAGCCTGCCCCGGGCCGCGCGCGACGTGCAGGTGCTCTCGGGCGGACCCGTGCAGACCGACCGCGGCTTCGTGCTGCATACAGGCGATTTCTTCATCGACAATTCGACGCTCAAAATCAACGACGCCGTGTCGCTGACGGCGACGATCGACATTTTGCGCGCGATCGCCACTGGGCAAGGGCCGGATCAAGCGCTTCTGGCGCTCGGCTGCGCCGGCTGGGACGCTGGCCAGCTCGAAAACGAGATTCAGCTCAACGGCTGGCTGCATTGCCCGGCCGACCCGGCAATCCTCTTCGATCACGACCTCGACACAAAATATGTGCGTGCGCTGCGCTTGATCGGCGTCGATCTCGGGAAGCTCTCGCCGATCGCCGGACACGCATGA
- a CDS encoding anti-sigma factor family protein — MTEEQDALLINALADGELDAASALALEKRLACEPEFAARYAAIVALRRTLRETVELESAPASLRERMAALAADVPRAPAPRRREAAWSRLFVPALAAALALGVGLDRLWMSSSETNPRLESLVAAYRRGQIADQPVDVAASDRHVVKPWLARKLPVSTAVVDLASEGFPLVGARVDIVAGAPAPTLVYSRRQHVIALTELPLERLPSGREGLHGYSSQAWSDADRSYVAVSDLSPSELALFAELFRKATASEKSGGKDSR; from the coding sequence ATGACCGAGGAACAGGACGCGCTGCTCATCAATGCGCTGGCCGACGGCGAGCTCGACGCGGCCAGCGCGCTCGCGCTGGAGAAGAGGCTCGCATGCGAGCCCGAGTTCGCGGCGCGCTATGCGGCGATCGTGGCGCTGCGTCGGACGCTGCGCGAGACGGTGGAGCTCGAGAGCGCGCCCGCTAGCCTTCGCGAGCGCATGGCGGCCTTGGCGGCGGACGTCCCTCGCGCGCCGGCGCCGCGGCGACGGGAAGCCGCCTGGTCGCGCCTTTTTGTCCCGGCGCTCGCTGCGGCGCTTGCGCTGGGCGTCGGACTCGATCGCCTGTGGATGTCTTCCAGCGAAACCAACCCTAGGCTCGAGTCGCTCGTCGCCGCCTATCGGCGCGGACAGATCGCCGATCAGCCGGTCGATGTGGCCGCCAGCGACAGGCACGTCGTGAAGCCCTGGCTCGCGCGCAAGCTTCCCGTTTCAACTGCCGTCGTCGACCTTGCGAGCGAGGGCTTTCCGCTTGTCGGCGCACGCGTCGACATCGTCGCCGGCGCTCCGGCGCCGACGCTCGTCTACAGCCGCCGCCAGCATGTTATCGCTTTGACCGAGCTTCCATTAGAGAGGCTTCCCAGTGGGCGGGAAGGGTTGCACGGCTATTCGTCGCAAGCCTGGAGCGACGCCGATCGCAGCTATGTCGCCGTCTCGGATCTCTCGCCCTCCGAGCTCGCGCTCTTCGCCGAGCTCTTCCGCAAGGCGACGGCGTCGGAGAAGAGCGGGGGGAAGGATTCGCGCTGA
- a CDS encoding metallophosphoesterase family protein, producing MSSNQKGNGVDRRHALECMAWGGTGLVWTLSGGVPGAKLVGGAQAAAAGFSFVQISDSHVGFDKPANPNALGTLEEAIAKIGALPTKPAFMIHTGDITHLSKPQQFDDAEQRIARAKLDVHYVPGEHDIIDENNGQAFLDRYGKGSKGKGWFSFDHGGAHFVGLNNVFDLKAGGMGNLGAEQLAWLADDLRGKLASTPVVVFAHVPLWTIAPEWGWGTQDAAEALKLLARFGSVTVLNGHIHQLMQKVEGNVTFHTARSTAFPQPAPGTAPSPGPKLVPAGELHSLLGVTNVALKRGQASLAIVDSSLAG from the coding sequence ATGAGCAGCAATCAGAAGGGCAATGGCGTCGACCGCCGGCACGCGCTTGAATGCATGGCCTGGGGCGGGACGGGGCTTGTGTGGACGCTCTCGGGCGGCGTTCCCGGAGCAAAGCTTGTCGGCGGCGCGCAAGCCGCCGCGGCCGGCTTTTCCTTCGTGCAGATTTCCGACAGCCATGTCGGCTTCGACAAGCCGGCCAACCCCAATGCGCTCGGCACGCTGGAGGAAGCCATCGCCAAGATCGGCGCGCTTCCGACGAAGCCAGCCTTCATGATCCATACGGGCGACATCACGCATCTTTCCAAGCCGCAGCAATTCGACGACGCGGAGCAGCGCATCGCGCGCGCCAAGCTCGACGTGCATTATGTGCCAGGCGAGCACGACATCATCGACGAGAACAACGGACAGGCCTTCCTCGACCGCTACGGCAAGGGCTCGAAGGGCAAAGGCTGGTTCTCGTTCGATCACGGCGGCGCGCATTTCGTCGGCCTCAACAACGTCTTCGACCTGAAGGCGGGCGGGATGGGGAATCTCGGAGCCGAGCAGCTCGCCTGGCTCGCCGACGATCTTCGCGGCAAACTCGCGTCGACGCCCGTCGTCGTCTTTGCACATGTTCCCCTGTGGACGATCGCGCCCGAGTGGGGCTGGGGAACGCAAGACGCGGCGGAAGCGCTGAAGCTCTTGGCGCGATTTGGGTCGGTCACGGTCCTCAACGGCCATATTCACCAGCTCATGCAGAAGGTTGAGGGCAATGTGACGTTTCACACGGCGCGTTCGACAGCCTTTCCGCAGCCTGCGCCAGGAACCGCGCCGTCGCCCGGCCCGAAGCTCGTCCCCGCCGGCGAGCTGCATAGCCTGCTCGGCGTCACCAATGTGGCGTTGAAGCGCGGGCAAGCGTCCCTCGCCATCGTCGATTCCTCGCTCGCCGGCTGA
- a CDS encoding sigma-70 family RNA polymerase sigma factor — MTSEAARRRFTQNVLPHLDDAYSLARWLTGSATDAEDVVQEACLRALKALDGALIENPRAWVLAIIRNTAFTWLAKNRPHVLVLSGGEEEVRAQQIDLQELGAPTPEEALIAKADREGVAAAIDALPLLFKETLVMREINGLSYREIAEATGAPIGTVMSRLARARALLLATLGPRS; from the coding sequence GTGACCAGCGAGGCGGCGCGGCGGCGCTTTACCCAGAACGTGCTGCCGCATCTCGACGACGCCTATTCGCTGGCGCGTTGGCTGACCGGCAGCGCGACTGACGCCGAAGACGTTGTGCAGGAAGCCTGCCTCCGCGCGCTGAAGGCTCTCGATGGCGCGCTGATCGAGAACCCGCGCGCCTGGGTGCTCGCGATCATTCGCAACACAGCCTTCACTTGGCTCGCCAAGAACCGGCCGCATGTTCTCGTTTTGTCAGGCGGCGAGGAGGAGGTGCGCGCGCAGCAGATTGACCTGCAGGAGCTGGGGGCGCCGACGCCAGAGGAAGCGCTCATCGCCAAAGCGGATCGCGAGGGCGTCGCGGCTGCGATCGACGCCTTGCCGCTCCTCTTCAAGGAGACCCTGGTCATGCGCGAGATTAACGGCCTCTCTTATCGCGAGATCGCGGAGGCGACCGGCGCGCCCATCGGCACGGTGATGTCGCGTCTGGCGCGGGCGCGTGCATTGCTGCTCGCGACATTGGGACCAAGGTCATGA
- a CDS encoding protein-disulfide reductase DsbD domain-containing protein has product MHKLRATPFLLLAVVFSCLPAAAEPFASDPSVGRLSSARLLAGAAEPDGVRLAAVEIALAPKAVTYWRAPGQAGVAPTLDFSASENLASVETLFPVPKHIKEASGVVAGYESRAVFPLRVTPRDPKAPVKLDLKLDYAACEKICLPVRAHLNLLLSPGATSPHAAEIARALAESVPKRLEAAAARDLLALRREGEPGGWRLDYRGKGAVLDVFCEVADTFTLESERSGEGFALTLYSATGARTAPKESLTATLTIVTDQGAWEAPIVLQ; this is encoded by the coding sequence ATGCACAAATTGCGGGCGACGCCGTTCCTCCTGCTTGCGGTCGTCTTTTCTTGCCTGCCGGCCGCCGCCGAGCCTTTCGCTTCCGACCCTTCGGTCGGACGATTGTCATCGGCGCGCCTTCTCGCCGGAGCCGCCGAGCCCGACGGCGTGCGGCTTGCCGCGGTGGAGATCGCTCTTGCTCCGAAGGCGGTGACCTATTGGCGAGCGCCCGGTCAAGCTGGCGTCGCGCCCACGCTCGATTTTTCGGCTTCCGAAAATCTGGCGAGCGTCGAGACGCTTTTTCCCGTCCCAAAACACATAAAGGAGGCCAGCGGCGTCGTCGCCGGCTATGAGTCCAGGGCGGTCTTCCCGCTGCGCGTGACCCCGCGCGACCCCAAGGCTCCAGTGAAGCTCGATTTGAAGCTCGATTACGCGGCCTGCGAGAAAATATGCTTGCCCGTCCGCGCGCATTTGAACCTGCTGCTCAGCCCCGGCGCGACCTCTCCTCATGCGGCGGAAATCGCCCGCGCGCTCGCGGAAAGCGTGCCCAAACGCCTCGAGGCGGCCGCAGCGCGCGACTTGCTGGCGCTGCGCCGCGAGGGCGAGCCGGGCGGCTGGCGTCTCGATTATCGCGGCAAGGGCGCGGTGCTGGACGTTTTTTGCGAGGTCGCAGACACTTTCACGCTCGAATCCGAGCGTTCGGGCGAGGGCTTTGCGCTGACGCTCTATTCGGCGACCGGCGCCCGGACCGCCCCAAAGGAGTCTTTGACCGCGACGCTGACAATCGTCACCGATCAAGGCGCATGGGAAGCGCCAATCGTGCTGCAATGA
- a CDS encoding cupredoxin domain-containing protein, with the protein MTRFALQLLYLVSALTLLAAGAAKAEETTIAIDNFAFTPAVTTVKAGTSVRFVNHDDIPHNVVLADGNARSRALDTDDSYVHLFDKPGKFVYFCGLHPQMKGEIQVTP; encoded by the coding sequence ATGACCCGCTTCGCGTTACAGCTCCTTTACCTCGTGAGCGCTCTGACCTTGCTTGCCGCGGGCGCGGCCAAGGCGGAAGAGACGACGATCGCCATCGACAATTTCGCTTTCACGCCCGCCGTGACGACGGTGAAGGCCGGGACGTCCGTGCGTTTCGTCAATCACGACGACATTCCGCACAATGTCGTGCTCGCAGACGGCAACGCTCGGTCGAGAGCGCTCGATACGGACGACAGCTACGTTCACCTCTTCGACAAGCCAGGCAAGTTCGTCTATTTTTGCGGCCTGCATCCACAGATGAAGGGCGAGATCCAGGTGACGCCCTGA